In Geminocystis sp. NIES-3708, a single window of DNA contains:
- the msrB gene encoding peptide-methionine (R)-S-oxide reductase MsrB, whose protein sequence is MVEKIKKTEAEWKEILTPEQFQVTRKHGTERAFTGEYNNNKADGIYRCVCCGNELFTADTKFDSGTGWPSFWQPVREDSVIYKTDVSFFMKRTEVLCGACDAHLGHVFDDGPKPTGKRYCMNSVALDFEPQK, encoded by the coding sequence ATGGTAGAAAAAATCAAAAAAACCGAAGCAGAATGGAAAGAAATTCTTACCCCTGAGCAATTCCAAGTAACCAGAAAACACGGCACTGAAAGAGCTTTTACTGGGGAATACAACAACAATAAAGCGGACGGAATTTATAGATGTGTTTGCTGTGGTAATGAATTATTTACCGCCGACACTAAGTTCGACTCTGGCACAGGATGGCCTAGTTTTTGGCAACCCGTGAGAGAAGATAGTGTTATCTATAAAACTGATGTTAGCTTCTTCATGAAACGTACAGAAGTGCTGTGTGGTGCTTGTGACGCTCATTTAGGTCATGTTTTTGATGATGGACCAAAACCGACGGGAAAACGTTATTGTATGAACTCTGTAGCGTTAGATTTTGAACCGCAAAAATAA
- a CDS encoding YccF domain-containing protein: MTLLGNIIWLIFGGFVSGVGYIFGGLSLCVTIIGIPFGWQNIKIGIAIMTPFGKENYITPNYSSTLNTILNVIWAVYCGWVIALSHLIFGGILFITIIGIPFAQQHFKLVPLALFPFGREFR; this comes from the coding sequence ATGACTTTACTAGGCAACATTATTTGGTTAATTTTCGGCGGTTTTGTAAGTGGTGTCGGCTATATTTTTGGTGGTTTATCCCTTTGTGTCACCATTATCGGTATTCCCTTCGGTTGGCAAAACATTAAAATTGGCATTGCAATTATGACACCTTTTGGGAAAGAAAATTATATCACGCCAAACTATTCCAGTACCCTGAATACTATTTTAAACGTAATTTGGGCAGTGTATTGTGGATGGGTAATTGCATTATCTCATCTAATCTTTGGTGGAATTTTATTTATTACCATTATTGGTATTCCTTTCGCTCAACAACATTTCAAATTAGTACCTTTAGCCTTATTTCCCTTTGGTAGAGAATTTCGTTAA